A genome region from Microplitis demolitor isolate Queensland-Clemson2020A chromosome 1, iyMicDemo2.1a, whole genome shotgun sequence includes the following:
- the LOC103577881 gene encoding zwei Ig domain protein zig-8 yields MSLGSVWELRLFSVLAITTIVIANYHQRHRDNSTQRTFQRIGGVHKTKYNFSLVQTQINAHLPPLRVPRLRHHHVNHWDPYFENDEGQEINGPVHVALHLGATAMLDCRVVMLADKTVMWTRQDQDGPFLLTVGQDVHISDPRYSIHFRYPNNFRLSIAAVRREDYGQYACQINTHPPRTLITNVTILAPNIKIIDEGGHELRDRYYKTGSGIELACIVRPSQSSANIPLPIWLKGGKSLPNYVDVYYTNGTNDEIIAGIQIERAKKSDSDEYSCSIGEFTRAVVQIHVLNGEKQAAVYHDQRNTAAAAAAAAAIPNIGIKSNTNIYDNINYYCYKKFGMSLIVVMH; encoded by the exons ATGTCACTGGGTTCAGTTTGGGAGTTACGATTATTTTCAGTACTTGCAATAACGACAATAGTAATTGCAAATTATCATCAACGTCATCGCGATAACTCGACCCAACGTACCTTTCAACGAATTGGTGGTGTTcataaaactaaatataatttttcacttgtaCAAA CACAGATAAATGCTCATCTCCCGCCACTGCGAGTACCTCGTTTGCGACATCACCATGTAAACCACTGGGATccatattttgaaaatgatgAGGGTCAAGAGATCAACGGCCCAGTACACGTAGCACTACATCTGGGAGCTACGGCAATGCTAGATTGTCGAGTTGTAATGCTTGCTGATAAAAcg GTAATGTGGACACGTCAAGATCAAGATGGTCCATTTTTACTCACTGTTGGACAAGATGTACACATTTCAGATCCACGTTACAGTATTCATTTTCGTTATCCAAATAATTTTCGTCTATCGATAGCTGCTGTTAGGAGAGAGGATTATGGACAGTATGCATGCCAGATTAATACTCATCCACCAAGAACACTAATTACCAATGTTACTATactag cgccaaatattaaaataattgatgaagGAGGACATGAGTTACGAGATCGTTATTATAAAACAGGAAGTGGAATCGAATTAGCTTGTATCGTTCGACCATCGCAATCCAGTGCTAATATTCCTCTACCTATATGGCTCAAAGGTGGAAAATCGCTACCGAATTACGTTGATGTTTACTACACCAATgg tACAAATGATGAAATAATAGCCGGAATACAAATTGAAAGAGCTAAAAAAAGTGACAGCGATGAGTATTCATGTTCTATTGGTGAATTTACCAGAGCCGTTGTACAGATTCACGTTTTAAATG gTGAAAAACAAGCTGCCGTTTATCATGATCAACGGAatacagcagcagcagcagcagcagcagcagcaattcCAAACATTGGAATAAAAAgcaatacaaatatttatgataatattaattattattgttataaaaaatttggtatgTCATTGATTGTAGTC atgCACTAA